One genomic segment of candidate division WOR-3 bacterium includes these proteins:
- a CDS encoding glycoside hydrolase family 27 protein, with translation MKRFLKELLLFGVFFLGEGLVALDDGLARTPPMGWNSWNSFQTNVNEEVIKEIVDAMIRTGMRDAGYEYIIIDDGWEAMERDKEGKIVPDPKKFPKGMKALGDYIHSKGFKFGIHNDAGTRTCAGYPGGRGHEFLDAKTYASWGVDYLKYDWCNTGSANAEETYKTMRDALKATGRPIIFSICEWGSNKPWLWGKDVGHLWRTTGDIMNCYDCQGVYSLGWKVILDEQVGLEKYAGPGHWNDPDMLVVGMEGLSLAESRSHFSLWCILAAPLIASNDIRNMSEEIRQILTNKEVIAIDQDSLGKQGYKIMDHPGKEIWVKELSGGAWAVCFHNTGEEPLKMKIIWGHLWILRGKYNKYKVRDLWEKKDLGIIDLEKKGDEFYIKEISPHDVLLLKFTPIK, from the coding sequence ATGAAGAGATTTTTAAAAGAATTATTGTTGTTTGGAGTTTTTTTTCTTGGAGAAGGTTTAGTTGCTCTTGATGATGGGTTAGCTCGAACACCCCCTATGGGATGGAATAGCTGGAACAGTTTTCAGACAAACGTTAATGAAGAAGTAATAAAAGAGATTGTAGATGCTATGATAAGAACAGGAATGAGAGATGCTGGGTATGAATATATAATTATAGATGATGGTTGGGAGGCTATGGAAAGAGATAAAGAGGGAAAAATAGTTCCAGATCCAAAGAAATTCCCAAAAGGGATGAAAGCCTTGGGAGATTATATTCACTCTAAGGGATTTAAATTTGGGATTCATAATGATGCTGGAACAAGAACTTGTGCAGGTTATCCTGGTGGACGAGGGCATGAATTTTTGGATGCAAAGACTTATGCTTCTTGGGGCGTTGATTATTTAAAATATGATTGGTGTAATACAGGTTCAGCGAATGCAGAAGAAACTTATAAAACAATGAGGGATGCATTAAAAGCGACTGGTAGACCAATTATTTTTAGCATTTGCGAATGGGGAAGCAATAAACCTTGGTTGTGGGGTAAAGATGTTGGTCATTTATGGAGGACAACAGGAGATATAATGAATTGTTATGATTGCCAAGGAGTTTATTCTTTGGGGTGGAAGGTAATTTTGGATGAGCAGGTTGGTCTTGAGAAATATGCTGGACCTGGACACTGGAATGATCCCGATATGTTAGTGGTTGGAATGGAGGGTTTGAGCTTAGCTGAATCTAGGTCTCATTTCTCTTTATGGTGTATTTTGGCAGCTCCTCTAATAGCGAGTAATGATATAAGAAATATGTCTGAAGAGATTAGGCAAATTCTTACCAATAAAGAAGTCATTGCCATAGACCAGGATTCATTGGGAAAACAAGGTTATAAGATAATGGATCATCCTGGAAAGGAAATTTGGGTAAAGGAGCTTTCGGGAGGGGCCTGGGCTGTTTGTTTCCATAATACAGGAGAAGAACCTCTTAAAATGAAAATTATCTGGGGTCATCTCTGGATTTTAAGGGGTAAATACAATAAGTATAAAGTTAGAGATCTTTGGGAAAAGAAAGATTTAGGAATAATAGATCTTGAGAAGAAAGGAGATGAGTTTTATATAAAAGAGATTTCTCCTCATGATGTTTTGCTTTTAAAATTTACCCCCATTAAGTGA
- a CDS encoding ATP-binding protein, translating to MVDFLTEIFKGLGKEETQKVKELFEEVTFEEDSPIIKEGEFGGEVYILKEGRALVTKKGKFLAELHPGDIFGEMSLLEEKVHSATVFSREKVTLLRANKDSFYKLLTINPKISIYLLKMLSSRLRSIDEDIVEKALQEERLAVLGKLGSTIIHDIKSPLAAIKAYAELLKEKEDDRVRRYAESINKAANFALEMIEDILEFGRDKSSLDVRKVNIYDFLKEVVELFGEDYDGKEIEFKIEVPSYLSFEFDPFKLKRVFINLLKNAKEAIKNKGTVEIGAKEIGDGVELYVKDTGVGMPPNIKDRIFEPFFTYGKRGIGLGMSVVKKIVDEHNGKIEVESIEGKGTTFKIFLFKEERNDQRIDREE from the coding sequence ATGGTTGATTTTCTTACAGAAATCTTTAAAGGGCTAGGGAAAGAAGAAACTCAAAAAGTTAAAGAATTATTTGAGGAAGTTACTTTTGAAGAAGATAGTCCAATAATTAAAGAGGGAGAGTTTGGAGGGGAAGTTTACATTCTGAAAGAGGGAAGAGCTTTGGTGACGAAAAAAGGCAAATTTCTTGCGGAATTACATCCAGGGGATATTTTTGGGGAAATGTCTCTCTTAGAAGAAAAAGTTCATTCAGCCACTGTTTTTTCAAGAGAAAAAGTGACTCTTCTAAGAGCGAATAAAGATAGTTTCTATAAACTTCTAACTATAAATCCTAAGATTTCGATTTATCTTCTTAAGATGCTTTCGAGTAGATTAAGATCCATTGACGAAGACATTGTAGAGAAAGCCCTACAGGAGGAAAGGCTTGCGGTTCTTGGTAAGCTTGGTTCTACAATAATTCATGATATAAAATCTCCTCTTGCTGCTATCAAAGCTTACGCAGAACTTTTGAAAGAGAAAGAGGATGATAGAGTTAGAAGATATGCTGAGTCAATTAATAAAGCAGCTAATTTTGCTCTTGAGATGATAGAAGATATTTTGGAGTTTGGGAGAGATAAAAGTTCTTTGGATGTAAGAAAAGTTAACATTTACGATTTCCTCAAAGAAGTTGTTGAACTATTTGGAGAAGATTATGATGGGAAGGAAATTGAGTTTAAAATCGAAGTTCCTTCTTATTTGAGTTTTGAATTTGATCCTTTTAAGTTGAAAAGAGTGTTTATAAATCTTCTGAAGAATGCAAAAGAGGCTATTAAGAATAAAGGAACAGTTGAAATTGGAGCAAAAGAGATAGGGGATGGGGTAGAGTTATATGTAAAAGATACAGGAGTCGGAATGCCTCCAAATATAAAGGATAGAATTTTTGAGCCATTTTTTACTTATGGGAAGAGAGGGATAGGTTTGGGTATGAGTGTTGTGAAAAAGATTGTTGACGAACATAATGGGAAAATAGAGGTTGAGAGTATAGAAGGGAAGGGAACAACATTTAAGATTTTTTTGTTTAAGGAGGAAAGGAATGATCAAAGAATTGATAGAGAAGAATAG
- a CDS encoding nitroreductase family protein: protein MIKELIEKNRSYRRFEKNFKISKKTLIELVGLARLGASAANLQPLKYIISNTKEKNEKIFSCTKWATYLTNWEGPSPSERPSAYILILGDTQITSSFGCDHGIAAQNILLGAVEKGLGGCILGALDRKTLHKNLNIPSRYQILLAIALGKPKEKVVIETAKNGNIRYWRDKKGIHHVPKRSLKELILDL, encoded by the coding sequence ATGATCAAAGAATTGATAGAGAAGAATAGAAGTTATCGGCGTTTCGAGAAGAATTTTAAAATTTCGAAAAAAACACTAATTGAATTAGTTGGGCTTGCAAGACTTGGGGCATCCGCTGCAAATCTTCAGCCTCTTAAGTATATTATTTCAAATACAAAAGAAAAGAATGAGAAAATCTTTTCCTGCACAAAATGGGCAACTTATTTAACGAATTGGGAAGGGCCTTCTCCAAGTGAGAGACCCTCAGCGTATATTCTAATTCTTGGTGATACTCAAATTACTTCTTCTTTCGGTTGTGATCATGGAATCGCGGCCCAGAATATTCTTCTTGGAGCTGTTGAAAAAGGATTAGGAGGATGCATTTTAGGAGCTCTTGATAGAAAAACCTTGCATAAGAATCTTAATATTCCTTCTCGTTATCAAATCTTACTTGCAATTGCTCTTGGTAAGCCGAAAGAAAAAGTTGTAATTGAAACCGCTAAAAATGGAAATATAAGATATTGGAGAGACAAAAAAGGTATTCATCACGTTCCCAAAAGATCTCTTAAGGAGTTAATTCTTGATTTGTAA
- the rpsT gene encoding 30S ribosomal protein S20, with the protein MPNTKSAKKRVRISEERRRRNKGVKTRIKNIGRKIREEKDPEKAKELLKLAYSVIDKAVKKGVLHRNTAARKKSKLSKVVQLKAI; encoded by the coding sequence ATGCCGAATACGAAATCAGCTAAGAAAAGAGTAAGAATATCAGAAGAGAGAAGGAGAAGAAATAAGGGTGTTAAGACCCGAATCAAAAATATTGGAAGGAAAATAAGAGAAGAGAAAGATCCTGAAAAAGCGAAAGAGTTACTAAAATTAGCTTATTCGGTGATAGATAAAGCTGTTAAAAAGGGTGTCCTTCATAGAAATACTGCGGCACGGAAGAAGTCAAAGTTATCTAAGGTAGTCCAGCTTAAGGCGATATAG
- a CDS encoding ComF family protein, with protein MIQLFKIFKDLENFIFPPLCMICNNELKKREVICQRCFDKVYFISSKKCKFCGRPIKNGKTCKFCRRERPSFDFLISSGNYVFPFSEIIKIYKYKNRPVLSSKLARKLYSSYLAHSHLGKIDYLTWVPMRRAETRERGYNQSELLAKEFAKISSLKCVELLYKASNIPSQTKLPEEKRINNVKEAYKIKEKELKKLKLEKGKSIIIIDDVLTTGSTLNECAKKLKEVGFKKVYGLVLAISP; from the coding sequence GTGATTCAGTTGTTTAAAATATTCAAAGATTTAGAAAATTTTATATTCCCACCTTTATGTATGATATGCAATAATGAATTAAAAAAAAGAGAGGTTATTTGTCAAAGATGCTTCGATAAAGTTTATTTCATTTCATCAAAGAAATGCAAATTTTGTGGAAGACCTATAAAAAACGGAAAAACATGTAAATTTTGTAGAAGAGAAAGACCATCTTTCGATTTTTTAATTAGCTCAGGAAATTATGTTTTTCCTTTTTCGGAAATAATAAAAATTTATAAATACAAAAATAGACCGGTCCTTTCTTCCAAACTTGCAAGAAAACTATACTCCTCTTATCTCGCTCATTCTCACTTAGGGAAAATAGATTATCTAACCTGGGTGCCAATGAGAAGAGCAGAAACAAGAGAAAGGGGATACAATCAAAGTGAGCTTCTTGCAAAGGAATTTGCAAAGATTTCTTCCTTAAAATGTGTAGAATTATTATATAAGGCTTCTAACATACCCTCTCAAACAAAACTACCAGAAGAAAAAAGAATAAATAATGTAAAAGAAGCTTATAAAATAAAGGAAAAAGAATTAAAAAAATTAAAATTAGAAAAAGGAAAAAGCATCATCATAATAGATGACGTTTTAACAACAGGAAGCACTTTAAATGAATGTGCTAAGAAATTAAAAGAAGTAGGTTTCAAAAAGGTATATGGGCTTGTCCTTGCTATATCGCCTTAA
- a CDS encoding FtsW/RodA/SpoVE family cell cycle protein, with translation MFKEIKFDKNLLILFLLLVSIGILLQYTANYPKNPIFFKNHLIWVGISLLLSPLLLFLSLHRLKEISLFLYLIGLFLLIIVIFLPNSDGRWIRMRGFQFQPSELMKIFFIIFIAKILSEFEDKKVNIKDLRLPIIVAGIPTFLVFIEPDIGTSAIFLFTFLGLIWTINITIPLYILLLSPLISILCGFHLISWILFMILLITTILLAKLDLKSSILIFLFNTGVGASAPVITKFLKPYQKARLLNFLNPSKDPTGAGWQLLQSKISIGSGGLWGKGYLNGVIKNLGFLPQTRTDFIFSVLGEEFGFIGTFAVIIIFTLFLLRILYIAQQAEKPFSKYLAYGIFFYFSSQVIINIAMTVGLLPVVGLPLPFLSYGGSSLLISTISISLLTLVKSDSVV, from the coding sequence ATGTTTAAAGAGATAAAGTTTGATAAAAATTTACTAATTCTTTTTTTATTACTGGTAAGTATTGGAATTTTACTCCAATATACAGCAAATTATCCAAAAAATCCTATTTTCTTTAAAAACCATTTAATTTGGGTTGGAATCTCTTTATTGTTAAGCCCACTCCTTCTCTTTTTATCCTTACACAGGTTAAAAGAAATTTCTTTATTCTTATATTTAATAGGCTTATTTCTCTTAATTATTGTAATTTTTCTGCCAAATAGTGATGGAAGGTGGATAAGAATGAGAGGTTTTCAATTTCAACCTTCCGAGTTGATGAAAATTTTCTTCATAATCTTTATCGCAAAAATACTTTCAGAGTTTGAAGATAAAAAAGTAAATATTAAAGATCTAAGATTACCCATTATAGTTGCTGGTATCCCAACATTTCTTGTTTTTATAGAACCAGATATCGGCACATCAGCCATTTTTCTCTTCACATTTTTAGGCTTAATATGGACTATAAATATAACCATCCCTCTTTATATCCTACTCCTTTCGCCTCTAATTTCCATTTTGTGCGGATTCCATCTAATTTCTTGGATTCTATTTATGATCCTACTTATTACAACAATATTATTGGCAAAATTAGATTTAAAGTCTTCTATTTTGATTTTTCTTTTTAATACAGGAGTAGGTGCATCTGCACCTGTTATCACAAAATTTCTAAAACCATATCAAAAAGCAAGACTTCTCAATTTTTTAAATCCCTCTAAGGATCCCACCGGTGCAGGGTGGCAACTACTTCAATCAAAAATCTCCATAGGTTCTGGAGGTCTTTGGGGAAAAGGATATTTAAACGGAGTAATTAAAAATCTTGGATTTCTCCCCCAAACAAGAACAGACTTCATTTTTTCTGTTTTAGGAGAAGAATTTGGATTTATAGGCACTTTTGCTGTAATTATAATATTTACTTTGTTTCTCCTCCGTATTCTTTACATCGCCCAACAAGCTGAAAAGCCATTTAGCAAATACCTTGCTTATGGAATTTTCTTCTATTTTTCATCCCAAGTAATAATAAATATTGCAATGACTGTGGGACTTTTACCAGTTGTGGGTTTACCCCTTCCTTTTTTAAGCTATGGTGGAAGTTCTCTTTTAATTTCAACCATTTCTATTTCTCTTTTAACCTTGGTTAAAAGTGATTCAGTTGTTTAA
- a CDS encoding DHH family phosphoesterase, whose translation MNIKFDNLSEGIKELLRKREVYDDETLERFINPSFDHLRPCYEILKPEIEMVKEFIKKGKRILIWGDEDIDGITSTLIMKFLFKDLFDIEVSYYIPNREKEGYGLSKGGIDKAQEQGIDLIITVDSGTDSFEEVEYLKSKGMEVIITDHHELKEKIPKVPFLNPKFLPFGYKNLAGAGVAFKFADCIYYEYKGEKAKTWTKKIPEIPILAFIGTIVDKVPLVDENRILYCEGLKLLKEAKKPPFSLFSNKNDILNELKPISSGKSNLIFKFFSADSIEEADRIYGILKSNYKAWDKNVREEFLAIKEELENGKRVVFRKNLNYKIASGLANRAKDFCKAPVVVIYSTGSSIRGECRGPSDSDLLSLLKKLEYLLIDYGGHKSACGFTLERENIEEFKEKMELLLKEYKKEKPPTVELKLEEITPDLQKLIKKMEPFGIGNYFPIFLIRNVNYFNEGNSSFLSNEKASILITEIREIPPASMKINAYLEIYPEKIILKGWENV comes from the coding sequence ATGAATATAAAATTTGACAATTTATCAGAGGGTATTAAAGAACTCTTGAGAAAAAGAGAAGTATATGATGATGAGACACTAGAAAGATTTATAAATCCATCCTTTGATCACCTCCGTCCTTGTTATGAAATTTTAAAACCCGAAATAGAAATGGTAAAAGAATTTATAAAAAAGGGGAAAAGAATACTTATATGGGGAGACGAAGATATCGACGGTATAACTTCTACTTTAATTATGAAATTTCTTTTTAAAGACTTATTTGATATTGAAGTTTCCTATTATATTCCGAATAGAGAAAAAGAAGGCTATGGTCTATCCAAAGGGGGAATTGACAAAGCTCAAGAGCAAGGAATAGATTTAATAATAACAGTTGATTCTGGGACAGATAGCTTTGAAGAAGTAGAGTATCTAAAAAGTAAAGGGATGGAAGTAATAATAACAGATCACCACGAATTAAAAGAAAAAATACCAAAAGTTCCTTTTCTAAATCCAAAATTTTTACCTTTTGGTTACAAGAATCTTGCCGGAGCTGGGGTGGCTTTTAAATTTGCGGATTGTATTTATTATGAATATAAAGGAGAAAAAGCCAAAACTTGGACAAAAAAAATCCCTGAGATTCCAATTCTTGCTTTTATAGGAACAATTGTAGATAAAGTTCCTTTAGTGGATGAGAATAGAATTTTATATTGTGAAGGATTGAAATTATTAAAAGAAGCAAAGAAACCCCCTTTTTCTTTATTCTCAAATAAGAATGACATTTTGAACGAATTAAAACCCATCTCTTCAGGAAAAAGTAATCTTATATTTAAGTTTTTCTCTGCGGATTCAATAGAAGAAGCAGATAGAATTTATGGAATCTTAAAATCTAACTATAAAGCTTGGGATAAAAATGTGCGAGAGGAATTCTTGGCAATAAAGGAAGAATTGGAAAATGGAAAAAGAGTTGTATTTAGAAAAAACCTCAATTATAAGATAGCAAGTGGACTGGCAAATAGAGCTAAGGATTTCTGTAAAGCCCCTGTTGTAGTAATTTACTCTACAGGTTCATCAATTAGAGGTGAATGTAGAGGCCCAAGCGATTCTGACTTACTTTCTCTTCTCAAAAAATTAGAATATTTATTGATTGACTATGGAGGGCATAAATCGGCTTGTGGCTTCACTTTAGAAAGAGAAAATATAGAAGAATTTAAAGAAAAAATGGAACTCCTTCTTAAAGAATATAAAAAAGAGAAGCCACCTACTGTAGAACTCAAACTTGAAGAAATAACTCCTGATTTACAAAAATTGATAAAAAAAATGGAGCCTTTTGGAATTGGAAATTATTTTCCAATTTTCTTAATTAGGAATGTAAACTACTTTAACGAGGGAAATTCTTCTTTTCTTTCCAATGAAAAAGCCTCTATTCTTATTACAGAAATAAGAGAAATACCTCCAGCTTCTATGAAAATAAACGCATATTTAGAAATTTATCCTGAGAAAATTATATTAAAAGGATGGGAAAATGTTTAA
- a CDS encoding segregation/condensation protein A — translation MITESYQVFCEEFEGPLDLLLYLVKKQEVSIRDISLSRITREYLLFVKDLQKIDFDGAGDFIRYAATLLSIKAKELSYEEKREESEEDFETKESLIEKLSKYKKFKEAGIYLGEKLKIANTMFGRPLVNVEKEIPISIEELNSLLKEIKKKSSFNPPATILFHIDNLIEKITNTLKRFKRFLFSSLIEDTKKEEKIGLFFALLEVIKRGKAKVFQKEPFDDIIIERK, via the coding sequence ATGATCACTGAAAGTTATCAGGTTTTTTGCGAAGAATTTGAAGGTCCCCTTGACTTATTACTTTATCTTGTAAAAAAGCAAGAAGTCTCCATTCGAGATATTTCTCTTTCCCGTATAACAAGGGAATACTTACTCTTTGTAAAAGATCTTCAAAAAATAGACTTTGATGGTGCTGGAGATTTTATAAGATATGCTGCTACTCTTCTCTCGATAAAAGCAAAAGAACTCTCTTATGAAGAGAAAAGAGAAGAATCTGAAGAAGATTTCGAAACAAAGGAATCCTTGATCGAGAAACTTTCTAAATACAAAAAATTCAAAGAAGCAGGAATTTATTTAGGGGAAAAATTAAAAATTGCAAATACGATGTTTGGAAGACCTTTGGTAAATGTAGAGAAAGAAATTCCTATTTCAATTGAGGAGTTAAATTCCCTCTTAAAAGAGATAAAAAAGAAATCCTCATTTAATCCACCTGCAACGATTCTATTTCATATAGATAATCTTATTGAGAAAATAACAAATACCCTAAAAAGGTTTAAAAGATTTCTCTTCTCAAGTCTTATAGAAGATACCAAAAAGGAAGAAAAAATTGGACTATTTTTTGCTCTTCTTGAAGTAATAAAAAGGGGTAAGGCAAAAGTTTTTCAAAAAGAACCATTTGATGATATAATAATTGAAAGGAAATGA
- a CDS encoding Na/Pi symporter, whose product MSFSITIFFNTQFQVQRENLIKFMLSVIIGIILILTGLDHTNKGFSRLSGEKIRQMLWKTTKNPILAYTSGIILAILFESSTLTGVMLLSLLESSLIELSTSLIILLGAALGSTFTVQIIATEIIQYSPFIVLLGFILWQSKKKWSYLGRILFGFGLIFFSIWLIRENIQPLKDLFAVKINPVLLFSFSAFLTFLLYSSAGALGLLIAFAGILDLSKVIPIILGINIGTTFSILLSSTRFSSSSGKAMGVGYFFLKLLFVLLSSYMLFFPKNLIPTGREIANFHTLVNSWGIFLIPLCFPLGAFLKKIFGEEKSKLKLDPLYLSSSPVAISKSYEVLKESIEITRSMLEESLEVLEKNNDPLRRLIISKDNIIDKNQEELIAYTSKLLGEELSVKESNKCVTILKIQNEIEHIGDLISKSIMRSAEKKIKWAYYFSKEGFKEIKECYKMTLLNIKEVENALSKMDKNIAKKLLLSQEKTQELLKNYKESHINRLKEGKKESIDTSALHLDLLNDFDRINYHIYNIAKVILGQL is encoded by the coding sequence ATGAGTTTCTCGATTACAATATTTTTTAATACTCAATTTCAGGTTCAAAGAGAAAATTTAATAAAATTTATGTTATCTGTAATAATAGGAATAATTCTCATCTTAACAGGTCTTGATCATACAAATAAAGGTTTTTCCCGATTAAGTGGTGAAAAAATAAGACAAATGCTCTGGAAAACAACAAAAAATCCAATTCTCGCTTATACTTCAGGAATAATTCTTGCAATTTTATTTGAATCTAGTACCCTAACAGGTGTAATGTTACTTAGCTTACTTGAATCCTCTCTTATAGAACTATCCACTTCCCTTATTATACTTTTAGGAGCAGCTCTTGGTTCTACTTTTACAGTCCAAATTATAGCAACAGAAATAATTCAATATAGCCCATTTATTGTTCTTTTAGGTTTCATTCTATGGCAATCTAAGAAAAAATGGAGTTATCTTGGAAGAATTCTATTTGGTTTTGGTTTAATATTTTTTTCTATCTGGTTAATAAGAGAAAACATTCAACCTCTTAAGGATTTATTTGCTGTAAAAATCAACCCTGTTTTGCTTTTCTCTTTTTCTGCATTCCTCACCTTTTTGCTATATTCAAGTGCAGGAGCTCTTGGATTACTCATTGCTTTTGCAGGAATCTTAGACTTATCAAAAGTTATACCTATAATTCTTGGAATAAATATCGGAACAACTTTCTCAATCCTGCTTAGCTCTACAAGATTTTCTTCTTCTTCCGGAAAGGCAATGGGGGTAGGCTACTTCTTTCTAAAACTTCTCTTTGTGCTTCTATCCTCCTATATGCTTTTCTTTCCCAAAAACTTAATTCCTACTGGAAGAGAAATTGCCAATTTCCATACACTTGTAAATTCTTGGGGAATATTTCTAATCCCTCTATGTTTCCCTCTTGGAGCTTTTTTAAAGAAGATTTTTGGGGAAGAGAAATCCAAGCTAAAACTTGATCCTCTTTACCTCTCCTCTTCTCCAGTGGCAATCTCAAAATCCTATGAGGTTCTTAAGGAATCCATTGAGATAACAAGAAGTATGCTCGAAGAATCATTAGAAGTTTTAGAAAAAAATAACGATCCATTGAGAAGACTTATAATTTCTAAAGACAACATAATTGACAAAAATCAAGAAGAACTAATCGCCTACACCTCCAAACTCCTTGGAGAAGAACTATCAGTTAAAGAAAGTAATAAATGCGTAACAATTCTCAAAATACAAAATGAGATTGAGCATATAGGAGACCTAATTAGTAAAAGTATTATGAGAAGCGCAGAAAAGAAAATAAAATGGGCTTACTATTTTTCAAAAGAGGGATTTAAAGAAATAAAAGAGTGCTATAAAATGACTCTTTTAAATATAAAAGAGGTAGAAAACGCACTCTCTAAGATGGACAAAAATATAGCAAAAAAGCTCCTTCTTTCACAAGAAAAGACTCAAGAACTCTTAAAGAATTATAAAGAAAGTCACATAAACCGTCTAAAAGAAGGAAAAAAAGAAAGCATAGATACAAGTGCTCTACATCTTGATTTATTGAATGATTTTGATAGAATAAATTATCATATTTATAATATTGCAAAAGTAATATTGGGTCAATTATGA
- a CDS encoding energy transducer TonB: MKTKLTSLTLTILTYSTLILLLSVITFKLKPLGGEILTLGFETEEIEEREVNREVGGAEDVFSSIGDLPIIENKPKKGLSPLLKPPYKEGEIEEKGKSSGYRISGELSKRKLIHFENPKYPKDENENTEVKLEIEVTPEGKIKSIKVIKTGGLSFDKSAIEAVQEWEFQPLSPTLPQENQKGIVTIYFEIR; this comes from the coding sequence GTGAAAACAAAATTAACCTCTCTAACATTAACTATCTTAACATATTCAACTTTAATCCTTCTTCTCTCCGTTATTACTTTTAAACTTAAACCCTTAGGAGGAGAAATCTTAACTCTTGGCTTTGAAACAGAAGAAATAGAAGAAAGAGAAGTAAATCGGGAAGTAGGTGGAGCAGAAGATGTTTTTTCTTCCATTGGAGATCTCCCCATAATAGAAAATAAACCTAAAAAAGGTTTGTCTCCTCTTCTAAAACCTCCTTATAAAGAAGGAGAAATAGAAGAAAAGGGAAAAAGTAGTGGGTATAGAATTTCTGGAGAACTCTCGAAAAGGAAATTAATCCATTTTGAAAATCCGAAATATCCTAAAGATGAAAATGAAAATACTGAAGTAAAATTGGAAATAGAAGTAACACCAGAAGGAAAAATCAAAAGCATTAAAGTTATAAAGACAGGAGGTCTTTCATTTGATAAAAGCGCAATTGAAGCGGTCCAAGAATGGGAATTTCAACCTCTTTCTCCTACTCTTCCCCAAGAAAATCAAAAAGGAATTGTGACAATATACTTTGAAATAAGATGA
- a CDS encoding biopolymer transporter ExbD, with translation MEMNSRFKRISVFPIISIADIVLLLLVFFLLTSTYIIQPGIQVHLPRTTTKEAVSEEKVIITITKSGAVYLGENPVQISNLPYLLKDDIEKIILIKADRELPIEMAVKVMEMVRRSGASKLVIATTPKLE, from the coding sequence ATGGAAATGAACTCAAGATTTAAAAGAATCTCTGTATTCCCCATAATCTCTATAGCAGATATTGTCTTATTGCTTCTTGTTTTCTTCCTCCTTACTTCCACTTATATAATTCAACCTGGAATTCAAGTTCATCTTCCAAGAACGACTACAAAGGAAGCTGTAAGTGAAGAAAAAGTAATAATAACGATAACAAAAAGTGGGGCCGTTTATCTTGGAGAAAACCCAGTCCAAATTTCTAACCTTCCATATTTGCTTAAAGATGATATAGAAAAGATAATCTTAATAAAAGCAGATCGTGAACTCCCTATAGAGATGGCTGTAAAAGTAATGGAAATGGTCAGAAGAAGTGGCGCAAGCAAACTTGTAATAGCCACAACCCCAAAATTAGAGTGA
- a CDS encoding MotA/TolQ/ExbB proton channel family protein: protein MSLMEILIKGGWTMIPIGITLFVGIYFSIERFLYYKKSQISIDNLLKKICAWLKEKNIEEAVKESKNYDVPVTRVIAKGIISGKKESMFATASEELKNLENGLGVIASMGSIAPMLGFLGTVLGMIKAFMQIEILGGSVNPSNLAGGIWEALVTTAAGLPVGILFILIYNGLSDKMNSILRDINKAISEISIFLE from the coding sequence ATGAGTTTAATGGAGATTCTAATAAAAGGCGGATGGACAATGATCCCCATAGGAATTACCCTTTTTGTAGGAATTTACTTCTCTATTGAGAGATTCCTTTACTATAAAAAAAGTCAAATCTCAATCGATAACTTGCTAAAAAAAATTTGTGCTTGGCTAAAGGAGAAAAACATAGAAGAGGCAGTTAAAGAATCCAAAAATTATGATGTTCCTGTAACAAGAGTAATAGCAAAAGGAATTATCTCAGGGAAAAAAGAATCTATGTTTGCAACCGCATCTGAAGAGCTAAAGAATTTGGAAAATGGCCTCGGAGTTATAGCTTCAATGGGATCCATAGCTCCTATGCTCGGCTTTCTTGGAACCGTTTTAGGAATGATAAAGGCGTTTATGCAAATTGAAATCTTAGGAGGAAGTGTGAACCCTTCCAATCTTGCAGGAGGAATTTGGGAGGCTCTTGTTACCACTGCAGCAGGGTTACCAGTTGGAATTTTGTTTATCCTAATCTATAATGGGTTATCCGATAAAATGAATTCTATTCTAAGAGATATAAATAAAGCAATCTCCGAAATATCAATATTCTTGGAGTAA